One part of the Solanum dulcamara chromosome 3, daSolDulc1.2, whole genome shotgun sequence genome encodes these proteins:
- the LOC129883331 gene encoding glycine-rich cell wall structural protein-like, translated as MGSKAFLILGLFLAIFVMISSEVLARELAETSTTTSEEDSKKSSNKNEVHEVQFGGYPGGGGGYPGGGGGGYPGGGYPGGGHGGGGGYPGGGHGGGGYPGGGRGGGGYPGGGRGGGGYPGGGHGGGGYPGGGHGGGGRYSGGGGHGGHGGRGGGGRKCCS; from the exons atgggttCCAAGGCATTTCTGATTCTTGGCCTTTTTTTGGCCATATTTGTAATGATAAGTTCTGAGGTTTTAGCTAGGGAGTTGGCTGAGACTTCCACCACTACATCAGAAGAGGACT CCAAGAAATCCAGTAACAAAAATGAAGTTCATGAAGTCCAATTTGGCGGATACCCCGGTGGTGGCGGCGGATACCCAGGTGGTGGTGGCGGTGGATACCCTGGTGGCGGATATCCTGGAGGCGGccatggtggtggtggtggataTCCTGGTGGCGGCCATGGTGGTGGTGGATACCCAGGCGGTGGCCGTGGTGGTGGCGGATACCCTGGCGGTGGACGTGGTGGTGGCGGATACCCTGGCGGTGGACATGGTGGTGGCGGATACCCTGGCGGTGGacatggtggtggtggtagatATTCAGGAGGTGGTGGACATGGAGGCCACGGTGGACGTGGTGGTGGTGGCCGAAAGTGCTGTTCTTAG
- the LOC129883743 gene encoding glycine-rich cell wall structural protein-like, whose product MGSKAILFLGLFLAIFLMISSEVAARELADTSNSVKLDNENEVEVDGYHYGGGYGKRKKCYSCCKKTKYGCKKYCCSYEEYVAMGKVISPSYNFKYHKLSFVGKEMDSKAFMFLGLFLVIYVMISSEVVAKELSETSEEKSKKSNNKNAVHEDQFGGYPGGGYPGGGGGYPGGGYPGGGYPGGGGRYPGGGRGGGGYPGGGRGGGGYPGGGRGGGGYPGGGRGGGGYPGGGRGGGGYPGGGRGRGYPGGGRGGGGYPGGGGGGGGYCSNGCCNGNNYECYRCC is encoded by the exons atgggtTCCAAGGCAATTCTGTTTCTTGGCCtttttttggctattttctTAATGATAAGCTCTGAGGTTGCAGCTAGAGAGTTGGCTGACACCTCCAACT CGGTGAAATTGGATAACGAGAATGAAGTAGAGGTTGACGGATATCATTATGGCGGAGGCTACGGCAAACGCAAGAAATGTTATAGTTGCTGCAAAAAAACTAAATATGGATGCAAAAAGTATTGCTGCTCCTATGAAGAATATGTGGCTATGggaaaagtta TTTCTCCATCCTATAATTTCAAGTATCATAAGCTAAGTTTTGTGGGAAAAGAAATGGATTCTAAGGCATTTATGTTCCTTGGCctttttttggttatttatgTAATGATAAGCTCTGAGGTTGTAGCTAAAGAGTTGAGTGAGACTTCAGAAGAGAAGT CAAAGAAATCCAATAACAAAAATGCAGTACATGAAGACCAATTTGGTGGCTACCCTGGCGGCGGATAccctggtggtggtggtggataTCCTGGCGGCGGATACCCCGGTGGTGGATACCCCGGAGGTGGTGGCAGATACCCTGGCGGCGGTCGCGGTGGTGGTGGATACCCTGGCGGCGGTCGCGGGGGTGGTGGATACCCTGGCGGCGGTCGTGGTGGAGGTGGATATCCCGGTGGTGGCCGTGGTGGTGGTGGATATCCCGGGGGCGGTCGCGGTGGTGGTGGATATCCTGGCGGCGGTCGCGGTCGTGGATATCCTGGCGGCGGTCGCGGGGGTGGTGGATAccctggtggtggtggtggtggaggaggATACTGCAGCAATGGTTGTTGCAACGGCAATAACTATGAGTGCTATAGGTGCTGTTAA
- the LOC129883332 gene encoding glycine-rich protein-like, whose amino-acid sequence MGSKAFLILGLFLAIFVMISSEVFAGELAKTSTTLEEDSKKSDNKNALVHEAQYGGYPGGGYPGGGHGGGGYPGGGYPGGGRGGGGYPGGGRGGGGYPGGGRGGGGRHGGYCRYGCCRRDYYGCYRCCSYKGEAMDKVTEGKPHN is encoded by the exons ATGGGTTCCAAGGCATTTCTAATTCTTGGCCTTTTTTTGGCTATATTTGTAATGATAAGCTCTGAGGTTTTTGCTGGAGAGTTGGCTAAGACTTCAACCACTTTAGAAGAGGACT CAAAGAAATCTGATAACAAgaatgcattagtacatgaagCACAATATGGCGGGTACCCCGGTGGCGGATACCCTGGCGGCGGTCATGGTGGTGGTGGATACCCCGGTGGTGGGTACCCTGGTGGCGGACGTGGTGGTGGTGGATACCCTGGTGGCGGACGTGGTGGTGGTGGATACCCTGGTGGCGGACGTGGTGGTGGTGGACGACATGGAGGATACTGCCGGTACGGTTGCTGCCGCCGTGATTACTACGGTTGCTATAGGTGTTGCTCCTACAAAGGTGAGGCCATGGACAAAGTGACTGAAGGCAAGCCACATAATTga